ATCGGCCGCGACGTGCCATTCGATCTCGTCGTCGCGCGGGCGGATCACGGTGGCGCCGTAGTCGAGCAGCGGCGGCAGAGCGTCGGCCAGGACGTCGGGGTGGATGCGGTTCTTGACCGTCTTCGGCTCGGGGACCGCATCGAAGACGATGCTCTCGAACGGCGCCTGGTCGATGCCCTCGACCGACCACCACGGCTCGCCGTCATCGTGCCCGACCTTCGCGCCGAGCAGGCCGGCCCACCACTGCGCCTGCGCGCGGGCGTCGTGGGCGTCGATGTTCACTTCGTACAGCCGGTAGTCCGGCACCGCGGCGCGGGTGAATGCGCAGAACTCGCCGCCCTCGGGGTCGGCCATGACCGTCCAGCCGTCGAGCGGTGCGATGATCCGGGCCCCGAGCGCCTCGAGGTCGGCCACGGATCCGGTGTGCACGTCGAGGTGCATCCGCTGCTTGACCGTCCGCGGCTCGGGCACCCGGTTGATCCAGATGGTGTGCTGCGGTGTCGGTCCGGTCAGCCGGATGGTGCCTCCGACGAGCTGCTCGGCGGCGAGTCCGAGCGCCGCCGCCCAGAAGCCGCCGAGCACCGCGGGATCGGTCGCGTCCACGCACAGATCTTTGAACCGCGCCAGTGTCATGGGCCGACCCTAACGGTCGGTCACTCGGGTGGGGAGGACGCCGAACCGGCCATCACCTGGTCGAGCGTCCGGGCGAAGAGGCGGAGTTGTTCGAGGTGCAACCGCGACAGTGACTCCACGGCGCGGGTGCCCTCGTCGGTCAGCTGGATTCGGACGATGCGGCCGTCGCGGGGATCGGCGTTGCGGGTGATGAACCCGGCGCGCTGCACCCGGTTGCACAGCTCAACGGCACTGTGGGGCCGGACGAGCAGGGCGTCGGCAATGTCGCCGATCGTAGGACCGTCCGGGTCCTGATGCCCGCGTACGGCGAGCATCAGCTGATGCCAGGCCGGGGTGAGTCCCTGCGCGGCGACCTGCTCGTCGCTCCAGCGCTCGAAGCGGCGCAGGGTCATGCGAAACTTCAGCAGCCGCTGGAAGTCGGCGTCGGTCAGCGCGGGTACGACAACGGCAGGATCGCTCACGTGATCCTCCTTGCGGCGACGGCATGCCGGGCGGAAGAACCGGTGCCGTGCAGCGTAAGCGATATGAGACCGCGGCGTGGGCGACTGCAGGAGACGACCTGTCGGCGGTGTCAGCGGAAGTCGCGGGAGCGGGTCGCTGCAGTGAGCGGGAGTCGCGTGATCCGCTCCGCGACGACGTTGATCACCCC
The DNA window shown above is from Mycobacteriales bacterium and carries:
- a CDS encoding VOC family protein, with product MTLARFKDLCVDATDPAVLGGFWAAALGLAAEQLVGGTIRLTGPTPQHTIWINRVPEPRTVKQRMHLDVHTGSVADLEALGARIIAPLDGWTVMADPEGGEFCAFTRAAVPDYRLYEVNIDAHDARAQAQWWAGLLGAKVGHDDGEPWWSVEGIDQAPFESIVFDAVPEPKTVKNRIHPDVLADALPPLLDYGATVIRPRDDEIEWHVAADPEGNEFCVFLD
- a CDS encoding MarR family transcriptional regulator translates to MSDPAVVVPALTDADFQRLLKFRMTLRRFERWSDEQVAAQGLTPAWHQLMLAVRGHQDPDGPTIGDIADALLVRPHSAVELCNRVQRAGFITRNADPRDGRIVRIQLTDEGTRAVESLSRLHLEQLRLFARTLDQVMAGSASSPPE